A region of Saccharococcus thermophilus DNA encodes the following proteins:
- a CDS encoding acyl-CoA dehydrogenase family protein produces MMNFDFTPEQEMLRSTVRKFVDKEIMSYIKEWDERGYFDPNIFKRLAELNLMGVCIPEKYGGMGMDYNSLAIVCEELERGDTAFRTAVSVHTGLNSLTLLQWGTEEQKQKYLVPQAKGEKIGAFGLTEPNAGSDVASITTTAVRDGDYYILNGQKTWISLCDTADHFIVFAYTDKSKKHRGISAFIVERTMPGFSSRAIKGKLGIRAGNTGELFFDNVRVPKENLLGEEGEGFKIAMSALDNGRFTVAAEAVGLIMACLEASVKYCHERKTFGKEIGRHQLVQQMIARMEAGLQISRLLVYKVGFLKNQGRRTTREASLAKWIACDFANQAADDAVQIHGAYGYSNEYPVERYLRNSKAPVIYEGTREIHTIMQAEYVLGYRQDKPLRKTLPAWNPESV; encoded by the coding sequence ATGATGAATTTCGATTTTACTCCAGAACAAGAAATGCTTCGCAGCACCGTGCGCAAATTTGTCGACAAAGAAATTATGTCGTACATCAAAGAATGGGATGAACGCGGATATTTTGATCCGAATATTTTCAAACGGCTTGCGGAATTAAACTTAATGGGCGTATGCATTCCGGAAAAATACGGCGGAATGGGCATGGACTACAACTCGCTCGCCATCGTCTGCGAGGAGCTAGAACGCGGGGACACCGCGTTTCGCACCGCCGTTTCCGTGCACACCGGCTTAAACAGCTTAACCTTGTTGCAATGGGGCACGGAAGAACAAAAACAAAAATACCTTGTTCCACAGGCAAAAGGGGAAAAAATCGGCGCCTTCGGCCTGACAGAGCCAAACGCCGGTTCCGATGTCGCCTCCATTACCACCACCGCCGTCCGCGACGGGGACTACTACATTTTAAACGGGCAAAAAACGTGGATTTCACTTTGTGACACCGCCGATCACTTTATCGTATTCGCCTATACGGACAAATCAAAAAAACACCGCGGCATTTCCGCCTTTATTGTCGAACGGACAATGCCAGGCTTTTCGTCAAGAGCCATTAAAGGAAAACTAGGCATCCGTGCCGGCAACACAGGCGAGTTGTTCTTTGACAACGTCCGTGTGCCGAAAGAAAACCTGCTTGGCGAAGAGGGCGAAGGATTTAAAATCGCCATGTCCGCCCTCGACAACGGAAGATTCACGGTTGCCGCCGAGGCAGTCGGCCTGATTATGGCTTGCCTTGAAGCGAGCGTAAAATATTGCCATGAGCGCAAAACATTCGGCAAAGAAATCGGAAGACACCAGCTTGTGCAGCAAATGATCGCCCGAATGGAAGCGGGGCTGCAAATCAGCCGCTTGCTCGTCTACAAAGTAGGCTTTTTGAAAAACCAAGGCCGACGAACGACAAGAGAAGCATCACTCGCAAAGTGGATCGCGTGCGACTTCGCTAATCAGGCAGCCGACGATGCCGTTCAAATTCACGGCGCGTACGGCTACTCAAACGAATACCCAGTCGAACGCTACCTCCGAAATTCAAAAGCGCCGGTCATCTACGAAGGAACACGGGAAATTCATACGATTATGCAGGCGGAATACGTGCTTGGCTACCGCCAGGACAAACCGCTGCGTAAAACGCTTCCGGCCTGGAATCCGGAGTCGGTGTAA